A single Thermanaerothrix sp. DNA region contains:
- a CDS encoding diguanylate cyclase → MLDTLNYMKPEPFMHILNWMIGLSKRPPVEPFCLMLVRFPNLEVFMESMGRSAGGEAFRELIGRIREMVRATDVSTRTEAGEVLLLLPKTPRSGGVPPKGRLEALAGKVESRGVPLRMEIKMLSVPEDLQRDDDGDLFAARLRGD, encoded by the coding sequence GTGTTGGACACGCTTAACTACATGAAGCCCGAGCCCTTCATGCACATTCTCAACTGGATGATAGGCCTTTCCAAGCGGCCTCCGGTGGAGCCCTTCTGCCTCATGCTGGTCCGTTTCCCGAACCTGGAGGTCTTCATGGAGTCCATGGGGAGGTCCGCCGGGGGGGAGGCCTTCCGGGAGCTCATAGGCCGCATAAGGGAGATGGTGCGGGCCACCGACGTGAGCACCAGGACCGAGGCGGGGGAGGTGCTGCTTCTGCTCCCCAAGACCCCAAGGTCCGGCGGCGTCCCGCCGAAGGGCCGCCTGGAGGCCCTGGCGGGAAAGGTTGAAAGCCGCGGGGTCCCCCTGCGCATGGAGATAAAGATGCTCTCGGTGCCCGAGGACCTGCAGCGGGACGACGACGGGGACCTCTTCGCGGCCCGCCTTCGGGGGGATTGA